Proteins encoded in a region of the Prunus persica cultivar Lovell chromosome G4, Prunus_persica_NCBIv2, whole genome shotgun sequence genome:
- the LOC18779336 gene encoding sulfiredoxin, chloroplastic/mitochondrial, whose translation MANFVLQVPNNLRSFTVSASVSSNGSPPLSSSGGSGGVGGPVILELPLDKIRRPLMRTRANDPIKVQELMDSISEIGLQTPIDVLEVEGVYYGFSGCHRYEAHQRLGLPTIRCKIRRGTKETLRHHLR comes from the exons ATGGCGAATTTTGTTCTGCAAGTACCAAACAACTTGAGGAGCTTCACTGTTTCTGCTTCGGTTTCATCAAATG GGTCTCCTCCTTTGAGTTCTAGTGGTGGCAGTGGTGGGGTTGGTGGACCAGTGATTTTGGAGCTTCCTCTTGATAAGATAAGGAGGCCTTTGATGAGAACCAGAGCTAACGACCCAATCAAGGTTCAAGAACTCATGGACAGCATCAGTGAAATTGGCCTTCAGACACCT ATTGATGTGCTTGAGGTTGAGGGAGTTTATTATG GCTTCTCCGGTTGTCATCGTTATGAAGCTCACCAGCGTCTTGGCCTTCCAACAATACGCTGCAAAATCCGGCGTGGAACAAAAGAAACTCTCCG GCATCACCTCCGCTGA
- the LOC18778405 gene encoding 14 kDa zinc-binding protein yields MAAVTSFSLFRNCASTTVRAFVTVKASNPNFTTFLLPLRSRRSLCRVSATNDEEAAAKVAAANANSGAPTIFDKIIAKEIPSSIVYEDDKVLAFRDINPQAPVHVLVIPKFRDGLTELRKAELRHVEILGQLLHAAKIVAEIEGILDGFRVVINNGPEACQSVYHLHLHVLGGRQMKWPAG; encoded by the exons ATGGCTGCAGTTacctccttttctctctttag GAACTGTGCATCAACAACTGTGAGAGCTTTTGTGACAGTGAAAGCCTCCAACCCCAATTTCACAAccttccttcttcctcttcgcTCTCGCAg atcCCTGTGCCGTGTTAGCGCTACAAACGATGAGGAGGCTGCTGCCAAGGTAGCTGCAGCTAATGCCAACAGTGGAGCTCCAACAAT ATTTGACAAGATCATTGCAAAGGAAATCCCATCAAGCATTGTATACGAGGATGATAAGGTCCTGGCATTTCGGGATATCAACCCACAGGCTCCTGTTCACGTTTTAGTCATTCCAAAGTTTAGGGATGGATTAACTGAGCTGAGAAAG GCTGAACTTAGGCATGTTGAAATACTGGGTCAACTTCTCCATGCTGCAAAAATAGTTGCCGAGATAGAAGGCATTCTTGATGGGTTTCGTGTGGTTATCAACAACGGTCCAGAGGCAT GTCAATCTGTTTATCATCTCCACTTGCATGTCCTTGGTGGAAGACAGATGAAATGGCCAGCTGGTTGA
- the LOC18779123 gene encoding probable arabinosyltransferase ARAD1 has protein sequence MLAQCAEPTPKAMPLGLSELRSTKTKKTTKPSSPSSTSPHAHQTLTLPQFLSMARKSSLLKQSLATIVVVLLIYAFLNTFLTPTTTAKLETALPSFSSASSISSDVFASRENQLNFPGKPVKVYLYDLPKRFTYGVIEHHSLARGGRPDEDVSKLKYPGHQHMGEWYLFKDLLKPEAERFGSPVQKVLDPEEADFFYVPFFSSLSLIVNPARPASGSDKPLYSDEENQVALIEWLEEQVYWKRNNGRDHVIMASDPNALYKVIDKVKNSVLLVCDFGRLKEDQGSLVKDVIVPYSHRINTYSGDISVEDRNTLLFFMGNRFRKEGGKIRDLLFQLLENEEDVIIKHGTQSRESRRAASHGMHTSKFCLNPAGDTPSACRLFDSIVSLCVPVIVSDSIELPFEDVIDYRKIAIFVESNAALKPEFLVSMLRGITTERILEYQKELNEVKRYFQYGVPNGTVNEIWRQVAQKLPFIKLSINRDRRLVKRDLNVRDCSCLCSNQTGIITSL, from the exons ATGTTAGCGCAGTGCGCCGAGCCCACCCCCAAAGCAATGCCTTTGGGTTTGAGTGAGCTCCGATCCACCAAAACCAAGAAGACCACCAAACCCTCGTCACCTTCTTCAACCTCTCCCCATGCCcaccaaaccctaaccctCCCTCAATTCCTCTCCATGGCGCGAAAATCCTCGCTCCTCAAGCAATCCCTAGCCACGATCGTCGTCGTCCTCCTCATCTACGCCTTCCTCAACACCTTCCTCACCCCCACCACCACTGCCAAGCTCGAGACCGCCCTCCCCTCCTTCTCTTCCGCTTCCTCGATCTCCTCCGACGTGTTTGCTTCCCGAGAAAATCAGCTTAATTTTCCCGGGAAGCCCGTGAAAGTCTACCTATACGACCTCCCCAAGCGGTTTACTTACGGAGTTATCGAGCATCACTCACTGGCCCGCGGCGGCCGGCCCGACGAAGACGTTTCCAAGCTCAAGTACCCGGGTCACCAGCACATGGGCGAGTGGTACCTCTTTAAGGACCTGCTCAAACCCGAAGCGGAACGGTTCGGGTCGCCCGTTCAGAAGGTCTTGGATCCGGAAGAGGCGGACTTCTTCTACGTCCCATTCTTCTCGTCATTGAGCCTGATCGTCAACCCGGCCCGACCGGCTTCCGGGTCCGATAAGCCGCTGTACAGTGACGAGGAGAACCAGGTGGCGTTGATTGAGTGGCTGGAGGAGCAGGTGTATTGGAAGAGGAACAATGGTCGAGACCACGTGATCATGGCCTCGGACCCCAATGCTCTGTACAAAGTGATTGACAAAGTCAAAAACAGTGTGTTGCTTGTTTGTGATTTCGGGCGGTTGAAGGAGGACCAAGGATCGCTTGTTAAGGACGTGATTGTGCCTTACTCTCACCGCATCAACACTTACAGCGGCGATATCAGTGTTGAGGACCGCAACACCTTGTTGTTCTTCATGGGCAATCGGTTCCGCAAAGAG GGGGGAAAGATACGTGATTTGCTTTTCCAATTACTTGAAAATGAAGAGGATGTCATAATAAAACATGGAACACAATCCAGAGAGAGTCGACGGGCTGCTTCGCATGGGATGCATACATCAAAGTTCTGTTTAAATCCAGCTGGTGATACTCCATCAGCCTGCAGACTTTTTGATTCGATAGTTAGCTTGTGTGTGCCTGTGATAGTCAGTGATAGCATTGAGCTTCCATTTGAAGATGTTATAGACTACAGAAAGATAGCAATATTTGTAGAATCCAATGCAGCTTTAAAGCCAGAATTCTTGGTCTCAATGCTGAGAGGAATCACAACTGAGAGAATTCTGGAATACCAGAAGGAGCTGAATGAG GTGAAGCGTTATTTCCAATATGGAGTACCGAACGGAACAGTGAATGAAATCTGGCGCCAGGTTGCACAGAAGCTCCCTTTTATTAAATTGTCGATCAACCGAGACAGACGACTTGTCAAGAGGGATTTGAATGTGCGAGACTGCTCTTGTCTCTGCTCAAATCAGACAGGAATTATAACCAGCCTATAA
- the LOC18781300 gene encoding MADS-box protein FBP24, whose translation MGRGKITISRIENRTTRQVTFAKRRAGLIKKTHELSVLCDAQIGLVIFSSTGKMFQYCSESSSMEELIQRYQVARGTRIFQHNDTEYMNAELRKMRRETQSLELSLQRYTGEDLSCVRFEDLVELEHQLEESVNRVRARKFEVLQQQIDNLRATTKRREEENEQLFHLIKAHQNAAFGHEQAHEAEQVENLQILPKSEEHRHVLDQFPFGGEEQPSSVLKLATLPQPQPQFNPYSLQPPHQPSLLDFNLSGRSIYE comes from the exons ATGGGAAGGGGAAAGATAACAATTTCGAGGATAGAAAACCGAACCACAAGGCAAGTCACTTTTGCAAAACGGCGGGCTGGCCTGATCAAGAAGACTCATGAGCTTTCTGTGCTGTGTGATGCTCAGATCGGTCTTGTCATCTTCTCAAGCACTGGGAAGATGTTTCAGTACTGCAGTGAGTCTTCAAG CATGGAGGAGCTGATTCAAAGGTACCAGGTTGCTAGAGGGACTAGAATATTTCAACACAACGACACG GAATATATGAATGCTGAGCTGAGGAAAATGAGGAGAGAAACTCAGAGTCTGGAACTGAGCTTGCAACGCTACACTGGTGAGGACCTGAGCTGTGTGCGCTTTGAGGATCTGGTGGAGCTTGAGCACCAGCTAGAGGAGTCTGTTAACAGGGTTCGAGCTCGcaag TTTGAGGTCTTGCAACAACAGATAGACAATCTTCGTGCAACG ACCAAGAGGAGGGAGGAAGAAAATGAGCAACTATTCCATCTG ATTAAGGCGCATCAAAACGCAGCATTTGGTCATGAGCAGGCCCATGAGGCAGAACAGGTGGAGAATCTGCAGATTCTACCAAAGTCTGAGGAACATCGACACGTACTGGATCAGTTCCCATTTGGTGGTGAAGAACAACCAAGCAGTGTGCTTAAGCTTGCCACACTGCCTCAGCCTCAGCCTCAGTTCAACCCCTATTCTCTCCAGCCTCCTCATCAGCCCAGCCTCCTTGATTTCAATCTCAGCGGCCGCTCTATATACG AGTGA
- the LOC18779412 gene encoding uncharacterized protein LOC18779412 translates to MRTVSLITRGNETGLGWNSNKGTVDASDEWWNNKIQINAEYAKLRKKGIYPEMEEKLDRMFMSTTATGEHAWAPLCGILPPEIEETSMGDVIPLEGSDDSDDSNPIETIQAIKNATKKGKMRAPEQLNEKQQDKKGRKIGGVEKLAGQIDHIVGVVESRSTATSLMMKMQLGSSIPEVMEVVSSLPECEPTSTLWMFATRLFFNQEMREIFSTMKTPNVKFAWLTYEFNNQ, encoded by the exons ATGCGTACCGTATCATTAATAACAAGGGGCAACGAAACTGGTCTAGGGTGGAATTCGAACAAAGGTACTGTTGATGCATCCGATGAGTGGTGGAATAATAAAATTCAG ATAAATGCTGAATATGCAAAGTTGCGTAAAAAAGGCATTTATCCTGAGATGGAGGAGAAGCTAGATAGGATGTTCATGAGTACCACAGCCACTGGTGAACATGCTTGGGCACCTTTATGTGGTATACTCCCACCAGAAATTGAAGAGACATCCATGGGTGATGTTATTCCACTCGAAGGAAGTGATGACTCAGATGATTCCAATCCAATTGAAACAATTCAAGCTATCAAGAATGCtacaaagaaagggaaaatgagAGCACCTGAGCAATTGAATGAAAAACAGCAAgataagaaaggaagaaaaattggAGGTGTTGAAAAACTAGCTGGCCAAATTGACCACATTGTTGGTGTAGTTGAGAGTAGGAGCACAGCAACATCATTGATGATGAAAATGCAACTGGGCAGTAGTATTCCTGAAGTGATGGAAGTTGTATCATCTTTACCTGAATGTGAACCTACTAGCACTTTGTGGATGTTTGCGACTCGATTGTTTTTCAATCAAGAGATGCGAGAGATATTTTCTACCATGAAGACTCCTAATGTCAAGTTTGCATGGCTAACTTATGAATTTAACAACCAATAG